In a single window of the Hippocampus zosterae strain Florida chromosome 6, ASM2543408v3, whole genome shotgun sequence genome:
- the vamp5 gene encoding vesicle-associated membrane protein 5: protein MNGKSRLQQAQEDAEEVKDIMLDNLNKVDERSGKLGDLEDRADELLRKSRAFEKKSIQVKEKTRWKNKKVKIALIAVAVVVALIIVGIIIYTAT from the exons ATG AATGGGAAAAGCCGATTGCAGCAGGCCCAGGAGGATGCGGAGGAGGTGAAGGACATCATGCTGGACAACCTGAACAAGGTGGATGAGCGATCTGGAAAACTGGGTGACCTGGAAGACAGAGCTGATGAGCTGCTAAGAAAG AGTAGAGCCTTTGAAAAGAAATCCATCCAGGTGAAGGAAAAAACAAGATGGAAAAATAAGAAGGTGAAAATAGCCTTAATTGCAGTTGCAGTGGTCGTGGCCCTCATCATAGTTGGAATCATCATATACACTGCAACATAG